A stretch of the Conger conger chromosome 3, fConCon1.1, whole genome shotgun sequence genome encodes the following:
- the tbccd1 gene encoding TBCC domain-containing protein 1: MEQDSTGVWPRLEPFLLGALQVPPPAKLSLHYLRKMAAYVRTREGCYPRLAWTLWRHIACGKLQLAEDLAWLYFETFDLLTPHVPEERLGWAEALSQCACAKELDRVRGKLSVDTLQFLLFLYMQQLNRVSLRTSLIGEEWPSPRARSPSPSSDREAKTSSQNKNWDDQAHLTFVQTHLSDLLELLLEPGQLSQSGQAVRDSQVSAEAVQSLGFLLEGCAGRGRTVHPLHRLLGRAPLQAQAGFSKLSRSFSLQQLQAWLRRTLCLNPFGISACLRSGKKLAWAQQVEGSIKRAKIARNTHMAPPGSKVVLMSQVFRQTLAKNSDKLAGANIKLHRCSEAFIYLLSPLRSVCLDKCRNSTVVLGPVETSVHVQSCENVTVVCVAGRVAVGASSHCTLHALTPSRPLLLPGNTALTLGPFHTHYPALEDDMARVGLAVVPNVWDRPLTLGPEGNPHDNAAYRLLPPGEFCPMAIPFQMEGDTCEVPGGLPPLYRKAVDERELRVQEWQKTVKDAHLIKDQRRQFQALVEQKFHEWLLESGHRQQLDCLIPPTLTSGPGESSGSWVDAYSPDHSKSGEMNPEGPRQAAGQTSTAR; the protein is encoded by the exons ATGGAGCAGGACAGCACAGGTGTGTGGCCGCGCCTGGAGCCCTTCCTGTTGGGCGCGCTGCAGGTGCCGCCGCCCGCCAAGCTCAGCTTGCACTACCTGCGCAAGATGGCCGCCTACGTGCGCACGCGCGAGGGCTGCTACCCGCGGCTGGCGTGGACGCTGTGGAGGCACATCGCCTGCGGCAAGCTGCAGCTCGCGGAGGACCTGGCCTGGCTCTACTTCGAGACGTTTGACCTCCTGACGCCGCACGTCCCAGAGGAGAGGCTGGGGTGGGCCGAGGCGCTATCCCAGTGCGCCTGCGCCAAGGAGCTCGACCGAGTGCGCGGCAAG CTGTCCGTGGACACGCTGCAGTTCCTGCTCTTCCTCTACATGCAGCAGCTGAACCGCGTGTCTCTGCGCACCTCTCTGATCGGGGAGGAGTGGCCCAGCCCTCGAGCCCGCTCACCGTCCCCGTCCTCCGACCGGGAGGCCAAGACCAGCTCCCAGAACAAG AACTGGGACGACCAGGCGCACCTGACCTTCGTCCAGACGCACCTGTCGGacctgctggagctgctgctggagccgGGGCAGCTGAGCCAGTCGGGCCAGGCGGTGCGGGACAGCCAGGTGTCCGCCGAGGCCGTGCAGAGCCTCGGCTTCCTGCTGGAGGGGTGCGCGGGCCGGGGGCGCACGGTGCACCCCCTGCACCGGCTGCTGGGCCGCGCCCCGCTGCAGGCCCAGGCCGGGTTCTCCAAGCTCAGCCGCTCCTTctccctgcagcagctgcaggcctGGCTGCGGCGGACGCTCTGCCTCAACCCCTTCGGCATCTCCGCCTGCCTGCGCTCCGGGAAGAAGCTGGCCTGGGCCCAGCAAG TGGAAGGCTCTATCAAGAGAGCCAAGATCGCCCGCAACACTCACATGGCTCCGCCCGGGAGCAAGGTGGTGCTGATGTCCCAGGTGTTCCGGCAGACGCTGGCCAAGAACTCGGATAAGCTGGCCGGAGCCAACATCAAACTGCATCGCTGCAGCGAGGCCTTCATCTACCTGCTCTCCCCCCTCAG GTCCGTGTGCCTGGACAAGTGCCGGAACAGCACGGTGGTCCTGGGCCCGGTGGAGACCAGCGTTCACGTGCAGAGCTGCGAGAACGTgacggtggtgtgtgtggcggggCGCGTGGCCGTGGGGGCCTCCTCCCACTGCACCCTCCACGCCCTGACGCCCAGCCGGCCGCTGCTCCTCCCCGGCAACACGGCCCTCACCCTGGGGCCCTTCCACACGCACTACCCCGCCCTGGAGGACGACATGGCCCGCGTCGGCCTGGCCGTGGTCCCCAACGTCTGGGACCGGCCCCTGACGCTGGGGCCCGAGGGGAACCCCCACGACAACGCCGCCTACCGCCTTCTCCCGCCCGGCGAGTTCTGCCCCATGGCCATACCCTTCCAGATGGAAGGGGATACCTGCGAGGTGCCTGGGGGGCTGCCCCCGCTCTACAGAAAGGCCGTGGACGAGAGGGAGCTCCGGGTGCAGGAGTGGCAGAAGACCGTGAAGGACGCTCATCTGATCAA AGACCAGCGGCGGcagttccaggccctggtggaGCAGAAGTTCCACGAGTGGCTGCTGGAGTCTGGGCACAGGCAGCAGCTGGACTGCCTCATCCCCCCCACGCTCACCTCCGGCCCTGGGGAGTCCTCGGGCAGCTGGGTGGACGCCTACAGCCCTGACCACAGCAAATCCGGCGAGATGAACCCCGAAGGACCTCGACAGGCGGCGGGACAGACGTCGACAGCCCGCTGA